The nucleotide sequence ATCATGAATTCCAAGGAATTCCAGGGGTTGTCGAAGACGTTCCAACCTTAATTATGAATTTAAGAAATGTTCGTTTTAGTTACGATCCTGAAGTTATTGAAGATGATGAAATTATCAAAGTAGAATTAAAAGCAGACGAAGTTGGTCAAATTACATCAAGATATTTACAAGTTGTTGACAATCCAAATATCGAAATTATTGACCATAATATTCATATTGCTGATGTAACTCATGCTAATTCATTAAAATTTGAAATGTATTTACGTCCAGGACGTGGATTCATGTCAAGTGAAGAAAATAAAGCATTAGTAAATAAATACGAAAGCGAATTACAAACGAAAATCAAAAAAGGTAAATTCATTGCTGTTGATTCGAATTTTTCACCAATTGAAAGAGTATCTTATAAAATTGATGAATTAAACTCTTCGAGTTTAAAAGTTGAAGAAAGATTAACTTTCAACATTTTAACAGACGGTACAGTAAAACCTGAAAAAGCTTTATCACAAGCATGTGAAATTTTAGTAGCACACTTTAAATTTATTGGAAATGTCGATGAAATGAAATTAGATGTTTTCGCTGAAGAAGAAGTGCAAGATGAACCAGTAGAACAAGATATGGATATTACTCAATTAAACCTTTCTGTTCGTTCATTAAATGCTTTAAGAAGAATCGGAAAAGTCAAGGTTTCTGAAATTGCTAATATGACTTATGATCAATTAGAACAAACAAAAAACCTTGGTAAAAAATCTTTAGAAGAAATCGTTAAAAAAATATCTGATTATGG is from Mycoplasmopsis pullorum and encodes:
- a CDS encoding DNA-directed RNA polymerase subunit alpha gives rise to the protein MEKMKKLDYIKIPTFNKVNDFETNFTLEPLERGFGNTLAVALRRVLISSITSLAPFCIRIEGVNHEFQGIPGVVEDVPTLIMNLRNVRFSYDPEVIEDDEIIKVELKADEVGQITSRYLQVVDNPNIEIIDHNIHIADVTHANSLKFEMYLRPGRGFMSSEENKALVNKYESELQTKIKKGKFIAVDSNFSPIERVSYKIDELNSSSLKVEERLTFNILTDGTVKPEKALSQACEILVAHFKFIGNVDEMKLDVFAEEEVQDEPVEQDMDITQLNLSVRSLNALRRIGKVKVSEIANMTYDQLEQTKNLGKKSLEEIVKKISDYGYSLKKGDE